In Quercus robur chromosome 11, dhQueRobu3.1, whole genome shotgun sequence, the following proteins share a genomic window:
- the LOC126705611 gene encoding pathogenesis-related protein 1-like isoform X2 has protein sequence MSIYYQKKPNMMMFKISLAIVCVIGLATVHVSLAQNSPQDYLNAHNAARAQVGVGPMRWDAKVASYARNYVEKLKGNCKLVHSGGPYGENLAWGSRDLSGTAAVNMWVAEKPKYDYNSNSCVGGECRHYTQVVWSNSVRLGCAKVRCNNGATIISCNYDPPGNYVNQRPYLRVIQEPLGINNV, from the coding sequence ATGTCCATTTATTAtcaaaagaaaccaaacatgATGATGTTTAAGATTTCACTAGCAATTGTTTGTGTCATTGGCTTAGCCACGGTCCATGTCTCCCTTGCCCAAAACTCACCACAAGACTACCTCAATGCTCACAACGCAGCTCGTGCACAGGTGGGCGTTGGACCCATGAGATGGGATGCAAAAGTAGCTTCTTATGCCCGAAACTACGTTGAGAAACTTAAAGGTAACTGCAAACTTGTGCATTCAGGAGGTCCTTATGGTGAGAACCTAGCATGGGGTAGCCGTGACCTTTCGGGCACAGCCGCTGTGAACATGTGGGTAGCAGAGAAGCCCAAGTATGACTACAACTCTAATTCATGTGTTGGTGGTGAATGCCGCCACTATACACAGGTGGTTTGGAGCAACTCAGTGCGTTTGGGGTGTGCCAAAGTTCGATGCAACAATGGTGCCACCATCATCAGTTGCAACTATGACCCTCCAGGCAACTATGTCAATCAGCGTCCCTATCTAAGAGTTATTCAAGAACCTCTAGGCATCAATAATGTTTAG
- the LOC126705609 gene encoding L-type lectin-domain containing receptor kinase IX.1-like, which translates to MVFQAQKLRIIYLLKSIFLLLINPCATQIFFNYTDFSQTINNKPIIRTGNATISGSVIQLTPDEVDNWGRATYSEQMHLWDEKSGKVANFTSNFSFTIDSQGKDSYSDGIMFFLSTPNYPVPSPTDGSGLGLLSRNQMQQPTFLAENKFVAVEFDTFQNDEFDPLNSVREHVGININSMKSQISTPWYCTIKENRTYSASINYDSSTQNLSVTFTGFKNTTIQQHLSFVINLTDHLPESVEFGFSASTGLISELHILSTWSFKSTSPSTIQQSPAPPVDKNKDEPKTKLVVGLSLGASILIIGLVLVCFLYRKKCREGKGEKEEKLGFDLSMDDEFERGIGPKKFSYNELVSATSNFAEENKLGQGGFGRVYKGYLRVINSYVAIKRVSEGSAQGIKEYISEVRIIGRLRHRNLVQLIGWCHEKDDLLLIYEFMSNGSLDLHLFKGKSLLTWVERYNIARGLASALQYLHEEWEQCVLHRDIKSSNILLDSNLNAKLGDFGLARLVDHVKGSQTTALAGTWGYLAPECIMSGRASKETDVYSFGIVVLEIACGRKPAEPDAKQDEIIMLEWLWELYGARNLLKAADPRLGGDFDEPQMERLMVVGLWCAHPDYNARPSIRKAIHVLDFEVTLPILEPKLPLTTFLTLPSFASTSATSKSENHGT; encoded by the coding sequence ATGGTTTTCCAGGCACAGAAGCTCCGTATCATCTACTTGTTAAAAAGCATTTTCCTCTTGCTCATAAACCCTTGTGCAACTCAGATATTCTTCAACTACACCGATTTCAGTCAAACAATCAACAACAAACCTATAATCCGAACAGGAAACGCTACGATATCAGGTTCAGTGATCCAACTCACGCCAGATGAAGTGGACAACTGGGGTCGAGCCACATATTCAGAGCAGATGCATCTTTGGGACGAGAAATCAGGAAAAGTGGCCAACTTCACTTCCAACTTCTCCTTCACCATCGATTCTCAAGGTAAAGACAGCTATTCAGATGGGATCATGTTCTTCCTCTCAACCCCAAATTATCCTGTTCCTAGTCCAACAGATGGCAGCGGCCTCGGCCTTTTGAGCCGCAATCAAATGCAACAACCCACTTTCCTGGctgaaaataaatttgttgCAGTGGAGTTTGATACATTTCAAAATGATGAATTTGATCCACTGAATTCAGTTCGTGAACACGTTGGTATCAATATCAACAGCATGAAGTCTCAGATCTCTACACCATGGTATTGTACTATTAAGGAGAATAGAACATATAGTGCAAGTATCAATTACGATTCTAGTACGCAAAATTTAAGCGTTACCTTCACTGGTTTCAAGAACACCACTATTCAACAGCACCtttcttttgtaattaatttgacAGATCATTTACCAGAATCGGTTGAATTTGGGTTCTCAGCTTCGACAGGATTGATTTCTGAGTTGCATATTCTTTCCACTTGGTCTTTTAAATCGACATCACCTTCTACGATTCAGCAATCGCCAGCACCTCCTGTGGACAAGAATAAAGATGAGCCAAAGACAAAATTGGTGGTGGGCCTGAGTTTAGGTGCAAGCATTTTAATTATTGGTTTGGTGTTGGTTTGCTTTTTGTATAGGAAAAAGTGTCGTGAAgggaaaggagaaaaagaagagaagctTGGCTTTGATCTTTCAATGGATGATGAATTCGAACGAGGTATTGGACCAAAGAAGTTCTCTTACAACGAGTTAGTTTCTGCAACGAGCAACTTTGCAGAGGAAAATAAGCTTGGACAAGGAGGGTTTGGTCGGGTCTATAAAGGATATTTAAGGGTCATAAATTCCTATGTTGCTATTAAGAGAGTTTCAGAGGGATCTGCACAAGGGATAAAGGAGTATATATCTGAGGTGAGGATTATTGGTCGACTCAGGCATAGAAATTTGGTGCAACTAATTGGTTGGTGCCACGAGAAAGATGATCTTCTTCTAATTTATGAGTTCATGTCAAATGGCAGCTTAGATTTGCATCTTTTCAAAGGTAAAAGCTTGTTAACATGGGTGGAGAGGTACAATATTGCTCGAGGCCTAGCATCAGCACTGCAATACTTGCATGAAGAATGGGAACAATGCGTGTTGCATAGGGACATAAAGTCAAGCAACATCTTGTTGgattcaaatttaaatgcaaAGCTTGGGGATTTTGGCTTAGCTAGACTCGTGGACCATGTCAAAGGATCACAAACCACAGCTTTGGCCGGGACCTGGGGTTATTTGGCCCCTGAATGTATTATGTCGGGCAGGGCCAGCAAGGAGACAGATGTATATAGTTTCGGGATTGTAGTATTGGAGATAGCCTGTGGAAGAAAACCAGCTGAACCCGATGCAAAACAAGATGAAATTATTATGTTAGAGTGGCTTTGGGAGCTTTATGGAGCAAGGAATCTTCTTAAGGCAGCTGACCCTAGATTGGGTGGAGATTTTGATGAGCCGCAAATGGAACGGTTGATGGTTGTTGGACTTTGGTGTGCTCATCCAGATTACAATGCCAGACCGTCAATAAGAAAAGCCATTCATGTGCTTGATTTTGAAGTTACATTACCCATTCTCGAGCCAAAGTTGCCTCTGACAACCTTTCTTACCCTTCCAAGTTTTGCATCAACGTCTGCAACTAGTAAATCAGAAAACCATGGTACTTAG